In Mastacembelus armatus chromosome 4, fMasArm1.2, whole genome shotgun sequence, the following are encoded in one genomic region:
- the slc10a4 gene encoding sodium/bile acid cotransporter 4, whose protein sequence is MENSSLLAGDSHHADLIDFLMSDTVKQIADSPEDAVMSVLEVADGAVFLKDFRTVAGAEFMAAAPTEPPQLMPAFWDSPLSHGINVFVGLVLCFTMLGLGCTVEISQLGEHVRRPIGVLLALVCQFVIMPLVAFLLALAFSLDDVAAMAVLLCGCCPGGNLSNIMSLLVHGEMNLSIIMTISSTLLALVLMPLCLWIYSRAWINTPVVNLMPFGAIILTLCSTLIPIGLGVMLRYRYSRVADIVLKASLWSLLVTLMMLFILTGVMLGPELLSTIPPSVYMVAVLMPLCGYAAGYGLAVLFDLPPNSRRSVSLETGCQNVQLCTAILKLAFPPQLMGGMYMFPLLYALFQAAEAGVFIVAYRVYRKEVLHKPDPKGDGEDTNITYQRFNDDEDFDSSYGAVTVSDPNSIMLDPCPPDPTPV, encoded by the exons ATGGAGAACTCGAGCCTACTGGCTGGCGACTCACACCATGCCGACTTGATAGACTTTCTTATGTCCGACACTGTGAAGCAAATAGCGGATTCTCCGGAAGACGCGGTCATGTCTGTATTAGAAGTGGCCGACGGTGCCGTTTTTCTTAAAGACTTCAGGACTGTCGCTGGAGCTGAGTTTATGGCCGCTGCGCCGACGGAACCTCCTCAGCTGATGCCTGCCTTTTGGGACTCCCCGCTCAGTCACGGAATCAATGTATTTGTGGGACTTGTCCTTTGCTTCACTATGCTGGGGCTGGGCTGCACGGTGGAGATCAGCCAGCTCGGGGAACATGTCCGCAGACCCATCGGGGTGCTGCTGGCTCTGGTGTGCCAGTTTGTTATCATGCCCTTGGTGGCCTTTCTCTTGGCTTTAGCCTTCTCTCTGGACGATGTGGCGGCGATGGCCGTTCTCCTGTGCGGCTGCTGTCCTGGGGGGAACCTGTCAAACATCATGTCCCTGCTGGTGCACGGAGAGATGAATCTAAG CATCATCATGACCATATCGTCCACTCTGCTGGCGCTCGTGCTGATGCCGCTGTGTCTGTGGATCTACAGCCGGGCCTGGATCAACACACCCGTGGTTAACCTCATGCCCTTCGGGGCCATCATCCTGACCCTGTGCAGCACTCTCATCCCCATCGGTTTAGGAGTCATGCTGCGGTACCGCTACTCACGCGTGGCAGACATAGTTTTAAag GCGTCCCTGTGGTCTCTGCTGGTCACCCTCATGATGCTCTTCATCTTGACTGGAGTGATGCTGGGCCCGGAGCTCCTGTCCACCATCCCGCCCTCCGTCTACATGGTGGCAGTCCTGATGCCACTGTGCGGCTACGCTGCGGGGTACGGCCTGGCTGTGCTCTTCGACCTGCCGCCCAACAGCCGCAGGTCAGTGTCCCTGGAGACCGGCTGCCAGAACGTGCAGCTGTGCACGGCCATCCTGAAGCTGGCCTTCCCCCCTCAGCTAATGGGAGGGATGTACATGTTCCCTCTGCTGTACGCCCTGTTCCAGGCAGCCGAGGCCGGGGTCTTCATCGTGGCCTACAGGGTCTACAGGAAGGAGGTTCTGCACAAACCAGATCCCAAGGGGGACGGCGAGGACACGAACATAACATATCAAAGGtttaatgatgatgaggatTTTGACTCCTCTTATGGTGCCGTGACAGTGAGCGACCCAAACTCCATCATGTTGGACCCCTGTCCTCCGGATCCAACACCAGTCTGA
- the zar1 gene encoding zygote arrest protein 1, with amino-acid sequence MATYGDEPVDSYFYSSYNPYTGRYPRSKDARWKYESYLSQYGDASDAFNNQQRAQLKSILSQINPKLTPRLRKANTKDVAVQVNPKRDASVQCSIGPRTLLAMKRDFRRKRRQEPPATPGGDSPKAAGAVRYPRTLAVYSPIAYRSVTAFLVDDNNNNNNNKEVCCSEAQTGDLSGDAPDSADKGDGKTGEENQTGEEGKTVKVPEQRKKTKSKQVTSENAQPAAAGSEGKARVRFQFLEQKYGYYHCRECNLRWESAYVWCVQGTNKVYFKQYCRKCMKDFNPYRVEDITCHNCNKARCSCTTTQRHVDPKRPHRQDLCGRCKGKRLSCDSTFSFKYII; translated from the exons atggcaacGTATGGTGACGAACCAGTCGACAGCTATTTCTACTCCTCTTACAACCCCTACACGGGCAGATACCCCAGGTCTAAAGACGCCAGGTGGAAATATGAGAGTTACCTCTCCCAGTACGGGGACGCGTCTGACGCCTTCAACAACCAGCAGCGCGCCCAGCTGAAGTCCATCTTATCTCAGATCAACCCCAAACTCACCCCGAGGCTGCGGAAAGCAAACACCAAAGATGTGGCGGTGCAGGTGAACCCGAAGAGAGACGCCTCGGTGCAGTGCTCCATCGGCCCGCGGACACTCCTGGCCATGAAACGGGACTTCAGACGCAAAAGGAGGCAGGAGCCCCCCGCGACGCCCGGCGGTGACAGCCCCAAAGCAGCGGGCGCCGTGCGCTACCCGCGCACCCTCGCCGTGTATTCACCCATCGCCTACAGAAGCGTCACCGCTTTCCTGGTGgacgacaacaacaacaacaacaacaataaggAAGTGTGCTGTAGCGAGGCGCAGACCGGTGACCTGTCCGGTGACGCACCCGACTCCGCGGATAAAGGCGACGGGAAGACGGGCGAGGAAAACCAGACCGGCGAGGAGGGAAAGACCGTGAAAGTCCCGGAGCAGCGCAAAAAGACCAAGTCCAAACAGGTGACGAGCGAAAATGCGCAGCCAGCTGCTGCGGGGTCAGAGGGCAAGGCGCGCGTGCGGTTTCAG TTCCTGGAACAGAAGTATGGATATTATCACTGCAGAGAATGCAATCTGCGCTGGGAGAGTGCGTATGTGTGGTGTGTTCAGGGCACCAATAAG GTGTACTTCAAACAGTACTGTAGGAAATGCATGAAGGACTTCAACCCATATCGTGTCGAGGACATCACATGTCAC aattgcaACAAAGCACGTTGTTCCTGTACAACAACACAGCGCCATGTGGATCCCAAACGGCCCCACAGACAGGACTTGTGTGGGAGATGCAAAGGCAAGCGTCTCTCCTGCGACAGCACTTTCAGCTTCAAATACATCATCTAA